A DNA window from Cognatiyoonia koreensis contains the following coding sequences:
- a CDS encoding GlsB/YeaQ/YmgE family stress response membrane protein — translation MGIGFFGSLIVGGLAGWLASIFMKADTGLILNIILGIVGAGLLNMILGWFGIYAERSWLPQLIVGAAGAAALIAAYRRLSS, via the coding sequence ATGGGTATCGGATTTTTTGGAAGCCTGATCGTGGGTGGACTGGCCGGATGGCTCGCCAGCATCTTCATGAAAGCCGACACCGGCCTGATCCTGAATATCATTCTGGGGATCGTCGGTGCAGGTCTGTTGAACATGATCCTTGGCTGGTTCGGGATCTATGCCGAACGTTCATGGCTGCCGCAGTTGATTGTCGGTGCTGCAGGGGCGGCCGCCCTGATTGCGGCCTATCGCCGTTTGTCGAGCTAG
- a CDS encoding thioredoxin family protein: protein MLLETPVCDFGWQAPDFELKTPDGVAWTRDRVMGGNGMLIAFICNHCPYVIAVIDRLVADINAIKEAGVGVACVMSNDYAAYPADAPDKMLAFADTHGLTVPYLVDEDQSVARAYGAVCTPDLFGFDRAGGLQYRGRIDSAMMKDAANRVPELRNAMMSVAKGAGGPRVQTPSMGCSIKWR from the coding sequence ATGTTGCTTGAAACGCCCGTCTGCGATTTCGGTTGGCAGGCCCCTGATTTCGAACTGAAAACGCCAGATGGTGTCGCGTGGACACGCGATCGGGTGATGGGCGGGAACGGCATGCTGATCGCATTCATTTGCAATCATTGTCCGTATGTCATCGCCGTTATTGACAGGCTGGTGGCAGACATCAACGCAATCAAGGAGGCCGGGGTCGGTGTGGCATGTGTGATGTCCAATGACTATGCCGCCTACCCGGCGGATGCGCCGGACAAGATGCTGGCTTTTGCTGACACGCACGGGCTGACCGTGCCTTACCTTGTGGATGAGGATCAGTCTGTTGCCCGTGCCTATGGTGCTGTTTGCACACCTGATTTATTCGGATTCGATCGGGCTGGTGGATTGCAATATCGCGGCCGGATCGATAGCGCGATGATGAAGGATGCGGCCAACCGCGTGCCTGAATTGCGCAACGCCATGATGTCTGTCGCGAAGGGTGCGGGCGGGCCGCGCGTGCAGACCCCGTCGATGGGCTGTTCGATCAAATGGCGCTAG
- a CDS encoding TIGR00730 family Rossman fold protein — translation MNEQRNHPFRDSSQDRETASHIPVTPQTQAPSYRLAFADEDFMCRDELRPVRLQLELLKPEMGMNEAGVNSTIVLFGGARIPEPANKGSAKTETLAELSKYYEEARRFARIMTERSLENGGTDDVIVTGGGPGVMEAGNRGAMEAGGKSVGLNIVLPHEQAPNTYVTPELCYNFHYFAIRKMHFLMRASAITVFPGGFGTLDETFEALTLIQTGRMARVPFLLFGRSFWEKIINWDALADAGTISPEDLELFRFVETAEEAVAALDNWEGKGEKRGAIPGR, via the coding sequence ATGAACGAACAGCGCAATCACCCATTCCGCGACAGCAGCCAGGACCGCGAGACAGCATCGCATATTCCGGTCACGCCGCAAACCCAGGCCCCGTCCTACCGCCTGGCATTCGCGGACGAGGACTTCATGTGCCGCGACGAACTGCGGCCCGTGCGGTTGCAACTGGAACTGCTGAAACCGGAAATGGGCATGAACGAGGCGGGCGTGAACTCGACCATTGTTCTTTTCGGCGGTGCGCGCATCCCCGAACCGGCGAACAAGGGCAGCGCCAAGACGGAAACACTCGCCGAACTGTCAAAATACTATGAAGAGGCGCGGCGTTTCGCGCGGATCATGACGGAACGCTCGCTCGAAAACGGCGGCACGGACGATGTCATCGTGACCGGCGGCGGGCCAGGGGTGATGGAGGCGGGGAACCGCGGCGCAATGGAGGCGGGCGGCAAATCCGTCGGCCTGAACATCGTGCTGCCCCACGAACAGGCACCAAACACCTACGTAACACCCGAACTTTGCTACAATTTCCACTACTTCGCGATCCGCAAGATGCACTTCTTGATGCGGGCCAGCGCGATCACGGTGTTCCCGGGCGGGTTCGGCACGCTGGATGAAACATTCGAGGCGCTGACGCTGATCCAGACCGGACGCATGGCGCGCGTGCCGTTCCTTCTGTTCGGGCGGTCGTTCTGGGAAAAAATCATCAACTGGGACGCATTGGCGGACGCGGGCACTATCTCGCCCGAGGATCTGGAACTCTTCCGGTTCGTGGAAACCGCCGAAGAAGCAGTCGCCGCGTTGGACAACTGGGAAGGCAAAGGCGAAAAAAGAGGCGCAATTCCCGGTCGCTGA
- the dapD gene encoding 2,3,4,5-tetrahydropyridine-2,6-dicarboxylate N-succinyltransferase, translating to MSNAALETAIEAAWDARDSITPQTRGEQRDAIEDTLNALDSGKLRVAEKQDDGSWHVNQWAKKAVLLGFRIKDMEQQEGGPQAGGWWDKVDSKFMGWGPDQWKAAGFRAVPNCVVRKSAYIAPGVVLMPSFVNLGAYVDEGTMVDTWATVGSCAQIGKNVHLSGGVGIGGVLEPMQAGPTIIEDNCFIGARSEVVEGCIVREGSVLGMGVFIGQSTKIVDRETGEVMYGEVPPYSVVVAGSMPSKNDVNLYCAVIVKRVDERTRSKTGINELLRD from the coding sequence ATGTCGAATGCCGCACTTGAAACCGCCATCGAAGCTGCGTGGGATGCCCGTGATTCAATCACGCCACAGACCCGTGGCGAACAGCGTGACGCGATCGAAGATACGCTGAACGCCCTGGACAGCGGTAAGCTGCGCGTTGCCGAAAAGCAGGACGACGGATCCTGGCACGTGAACCAGTGGGCCAAGAAGGCCGTGTTGCTTGGTTTCCGCATCAAGGACATGGAACAACAAGAAGGTGGGCCGCAAGCTGGCGGCTGGTGGGATAAGGTTGATTCCAAGTTCATGGGCTGGGGACCCGACCAGTGGAAAGCGGCCGGGTTTCGTGCCGTTCCGAACTGCGTCGTGCGCAAGTCTGCCTATATCGCCCCCGGCGTCGTGCTGATGCCATCATTCGTGAACCTTGGTGCCTATGTCGATGAAGGCACGATGGTCGACACATGGGCGACCGTCGGGTCCTGCGCCCAGATCGGCAAGAACGTGCATCTGTCCGGCGGCGTCGGGATCGGTGGCGTGCTGGAGCCGATGCAAGCGGGACCGACCATTATCGAGGACAACTGCTTTATCGGCGCGCGTTCCGAAGTTGTTGAAGGCTGCATCGTCCGCGAAGGATCCGTTCTTGGTATGGGTGTCTTTATTGGCCAGTCCACCAAGATCGTGGATCGCGAAACCGGTGAAGTCATGTATGGCGAGGTGCCGCCCTATTCTGTTGTTGTCGCCGGGTCGATGCCGTCCAAGAACGATGTGAACCTTTATTGCGCTGTCATTGTGAAGCGTGTTGACGAGCGCACGCGCTCCAAGACCGGTATCAACGAGTTGCTGCGCGACTGA
- a CDS encoding gluconokinase, which translates to MNEVILVMGVAGCGKTTIGKTLAEARGAAFLDADDYHPPKNVTHMGAGKPLNDELRWPWLDALGDAVRASARDRPTVFTCSALKRIYRDYLRASVRYRLVYPDAPFAVVSQRMAARKDHFMPVKLLRSQYHVLNPPTKDEEPIVVSIEQPLEDIIADIQTALS; encoded by the coding sequence ATGAATGAAGTCATTCTTGTCATGGGGGTCGCTGGGTGCGGAAAAACGACAATCGGCAAGACACTTGCCGAAGCCCGGGGCGCGGCCTTTCTGGACGCAGACGATTATCACCCGCCCAAAAACGTGACCCACATGGGGGCCGGAAAACCGCTGAACGATGAACTGCGCTGGCCTTGGCTTGATGCGCTGGGCGATGCGGTCCGCGCCAGCGCACGTGACAGGCCGACTGTGTTCACATGCTCCGCGCTCAAGCGGATATACAGGGATTACCTGCGGGCCAGCGTGCGCTATCGGCTTGTATATCCGGACGCGCCTTTTGCGGTGGTGTCGCAACGGATGGCCGCGCGCAAGGATCACTTCATGCCGGTTAAGCTCTTGCGCAGCCAGTACCATGTCCTCAATCCGCCCACGAAAGACGAAGAACCCATCGTGGTGTCAATCGAACAACCGCTCGAAGATATCATCGCTGACATCCAGACCGCGCTGTCTTAA